GCGGCGTACACCACAGTAGGCGAATGGGACTTCTTAGGTTAACCTCAACAAGGTTAGCCGTACCTAAGTCTATGAAAGTGTCTCCGCCATGCTCGCGAACTATCTGATCGGACTCCGCGAAGGACTCGAGGCATCGCTGGTGGTCAGCATCCTCGCCACGTTCCTGGTCAAGTCCGGGCATCGGGATCGGCTCAAACTGGTCTGGATAGGTGTCGCCAGCGCGCTCGCCGTCGCGGCCGCCGCGTGGGGCCTGCTGCAGTTCGTCACCGCACTGACCGCGCGCTCGTTCACCACCCAGGAAACCGTCGGCGGGGTGATGTCGATCCTCGCCGTCGGGTTCGTCACCTGGATGATCTTCTGGATGCGGAAGGCGTCCCGCGGCATTGCCAAGGAGCTCCGCGAGCGGATGGGCCAGGCGCTTGAGGTCGGCTCCCGGGCGGTCGTCATCCTGGCTTTCCTCGCGGTCTTCCGGGAGAGCATCGAGACCGCGTTCATCGTGTACGCGTCGGCGGCGACCGCGACCACCGCCGTACCGTTCATCGGCGTACTCCTCGGCCTGGCCACGTCCGTGCTGCTCGGTGTCGCGATCTACAAGGGCGCCGTGAAGATCAACCTGGCCGTGTTCTTCAAGTGGACCGGCGCGGTGCTGATCCTGGTCGCGGCCGGCATCTTCGCGTACGGCTTCCACGACCTGCAGGAAGCCGGCATCCTGCCCGGCCTGCACAACCTGGCCTTCGACATCTCGCACGTGGTCCCGCCGGACAGCTGGTACGGCGTGCTGCTGAAGGGCATCTTCAACTTCAACCCGGCGCCGAGCGTACTGGAGGCGACCGCGTGGGCCGTCTACCTCGTACCGGTCCTGGTGCTGTACTTCCGCCCGGTGAAAAGCTCCACGCCACCCGCCGTACCGGTCGTGAAGACCGCCGGCGAAGCAGTCTGAATCATCCCCTCATCCCTTTTGTTTCAGGAGAACCATGTCCGCGTCCAGGGCCGGTAAGGCCACTCTCGCCGGTGTCGTCCTCGGGCTCGCCGCGCTGACCGCGTGCGCCAAGGCCGAGCCGGCCGGGAAAGACGACGGCACCGGACCGGTGTCGGTCAAGGCGTCCGACTCGGGCTGCGACCTGAGCCGCCGGGACGTGAAGGCGGGCACCAGCACGTTCTCGGTGTCGAACGGCGGCAGCAAGGTCACCGAGTTCTACGTGTACGCCGACGGTGACCGGGTGATGGGCGAGGTCGAGAACATCGGCCCGGGCCTCAAGCGGGACCTGATCGTCGAGTTGCCGACCGGGAAGTACCAGGCGGTGTGCAAGCCGGGGATGGTCGGCGACGGGATTCGCGGCGACCTGACGGTCACCGGTGACGCGGCGCCGCAGACGTCCGAGGACGCGCTGCTGAAGCAGGCGACCGAGGGGTACCAGCGGTACGTGAACTCGCAGGCGATCGCGCTGGAGCAGAAGACCACCGAGTTCGTCACCGCGGTCAAGGCCGGCGACGTGGCGAAGGCGAAGGCGTTGTACCCGGTGTCGCGGACGTACTGGGAGCGGATCGAACCGGTCGCGGAATCGTTCGGCAACCTGGACCCGAAGATCGATGCCCGGGTCAACGATGTCGAGCCGGGTACCGAGTGGACCGGGTACCACCGGATCGAGCAGGCGCTCTGGGTGTCGAACAGCACCAAGGGGATGGCGAAGTACGCCGATCAGCTGCTGGTGGATGTGAAGACGGTGGTGGCGAAGGCGAAGGTCGTGAAGGTCACGCCGCTGCAGATGGCGAACGGCGCGAAGGAACTGCTGGACGAGGTCGCGACCGGCAAGGTCACCGGCGAGGAAGACCGTTACTCGCACACCGACCTGTGGGACTTCGAGGCAAACGTCGAGGGGTCGCAGGCGGCCGTCCAGGCACTGCGCCCGGCGCTGCAGCAGCGCGACCCGGCGCTGGTGAAGCAGCTCGACACCAACTTCAAGACGGTCTTCGCCGCCCTCGACAAGTACCGCGACGGCGACGGCTTCAAGCCGTACACCGCCACCGAACCGGAAAAGAAGACCCTCGGCGCGGTAGTAGACGGCCTCGCCGAACCGGTAAGCCGGGTAGCCGCAACCATCGCCAAAAAATGACAGACGAAAAGCCCACTCCGGGCAATCGCACCCCGGCAACCACTGACCGGTCCTCCGGGGGCCAGGCCTCGGATGCCAACACCGTCTCGGGCGTTGGCTCTGCTCCTTCTTCCGCCGTCGCCCCGGCGCAGCCGGGGCGACGGCGGGGGTTTTCCCGGAGGGGGTTGTTCGGGGCGGCTGGGGCTGCGGTTGTTACTGGGGTTGCTGGGTATGCGGCGCACTCGGCTCTCGACACCCAGCCAACGCAGGCGGCTGACAACAACGGGCCTGTTGACTTTCATGGTGTGCATCAGGCGGGGATTGTCACGCCGGTGCAGGATCGGTTGCATTTTGCGGCGTTCGACGTCACCACCACGAGTCGCGACGACCTGATCAGCTTGCTGAAGGAGTGGACCGCCGCGGCCGCGCTGCTGACGGCCGGGAAGGACATCGGGCAGTACGGCGCGGTGAACGGCCCCGACGAGGCACCGCCGAAGGACACCGGCGAAGCCGTCGGCCTGCCACCCGCCCGCCTGACCCTGACGATCGGCTTCGGCCCAGGCCTGTTCGACAAACGCTTCGGTCTCGCCGCGAAACGACCGAAGGCCCTCGTCGACCTGCCGCATTTCATCGCCGACAACCTGGATCCGCAGCGTTCCGGCGGCGACCTCGCCGTACAAGCCTGCTCCGACGACCCGCAGGTAGCAGTCCACGCGATCCGCAACCTGGCCCGGATCGGCTTCGGCCGGGTGGCGGTCCGGTATTCACAGCTCGGCTTCGGGCGTACGTCCTCCACCTCGCGCGCCCAGTCCACCCCGCGCAACCTGTTCGGCTTCAAGGACGGCACGAACAACCTCAAACTGGAAGAGGCCGACAAGCTCGAACAGCAGCTGTGGGTCCAGTCCGAGGACGGCCCGGACTGGATGGTCGGCGGCTCGTACCTGGTGTCGCGGCGAATCCGGATGCACATCGAGACCTGGGACCGTACGTCGCTCGGCGAGCAGGAGGCGGTGATCGGGCGCGGCAAGGGTACGGGCGCCCCGCTCGGCAAGGCGGACGAGTTCGACGCGATCGACTTCGCGGCGAAGAACGCCGACGGTGAACCGAAGGTGCCGACCGATTCGCATGTCCGGCTCGCGCATCCGCAGTTCAACAACGGTGCCGAGCTGCTCCGCCGCGGGTACAACTTCGTCGACGGCTCCGACGGTCTCGGTCGGCTGGACGCGGGCCTGTTCTTCCTCGCCTACCAGCGTGACCCGCGCAAACAGTTCATCCCGATCCAGAAGCAGCTGTCCCGCGACGACAAGATGAACGAGTACATCGAGCACGTCGGCTCCGCCGTCTTCGCCTGCCCGCCGGGCGTCACCCCAGGCTCGTACTGGGGCGAGAAGCTCTTCAGCTAGGGCGTACTCCGACGAAGGTCAGCACCTCGCAGGAGAACACCCGGACGTCGTCCTGGTTGAACAGCTCGGCCCGCGTACGCACCAGTCCGCGATCTGGTTTGGACCGCGACAACCGGGCTTCCATCACCTCGGTACGCAGCCGCAGCTCGTCGCCCGGACGTACGGGTGCCAGCCACCGCAGCTTGTCGATGCCCGGCCCGCCCAGGCTCCCGACCTTCCTCAGGTACTGATCGGCGTACAGCCGCATCATCAGGCCGGCGGTATGCCAGCCGCTCGCGATCAGGCCCTTGAACGGCCCGTCGGCCGCCGCGGCGGGATCGATGTGGATGTACTGCGGGTCGAACTGCTCGGCGAACTCGATCAGGGCTGCCTGGTCGATGGTGACGGTGCGGGGATGGTGGGTACGAACGCCCGGCACGTAGTCCTCGAAATACATCAGGTCCCCTTTCGTCAGGTAGGGCGGCGAGATTACCCGACGAAAGGGGACCGTGAAATTGAAACTTGCTATTTAACTGCACCCGCAGTTACTCCGGCAACAAAATGCCGCTGAGCCAGTAGAAAGCCAATAACTACCGGAATGCTCACTATCAGCGCGGCAGCCATGATCTGGTTCCAGTAGATGTTGGTCTGGGTGGAGTACTGGCGCAGGCCGACCGACAACGTACGGTTCGCCTCCGTCGTCATCACCGACGCGAACAGCACTTCGCCCCAAGCAGTCATGAACGAGTAGATCGCCACCGCGATCACCCCGGGCCGCGCCGCCGGTAGTACGACCCGCCACAACGCACCCATCGGACCGCAGCCGTCCACCAGCGCGGCCTCGTCCAATTCGCGCGGAATGCTGTCGAAGTACCCGGCCAGCATCCAGATGGAGAACGGCAAACTGAAGGTCAGGTACGTGATGATCAAACCGAGCCGGGTACCCACCAGTTGCAACCCGAGCGAGTTGTTGAGGTTCACGAAGATCAGGAACAAGGGCAGCAGGAAAAGTACGCCCGGGAACATCTGCGTCGACAGTACCGTGGTGGTGAAAACGGTCCGGCCGCGGAACCTGAACCGTGACACCGCGAACGCGGCCAGAATCGCGATCGCCACCGAGAACACCGTCGCCGCCACCGAGACGATGGTCGAGTTCACGAAGTACCTGGCCAGCGGCACCGTTTTCCACATGTCGACGAACGGCGCCAGGGTCAGGTTCGACGGCCACCAGGTGAACGCGCCTTGCACGTCCTTCAGCGGTTTCAGCGACGACGTCACCATCACGTACAGGGGGACAAGCACGAACAGTCCGAGTACGGTCAGGACGACACCGCGGTAGATCTTGAAGCCCCTGGTCTCACGCACGACGTGACCTCCTGCCGGTGCCGAGCAGATAGATTCCGGTGACGATCATCAGGAAGATCAGCAGCAGTACGGACATTGCCGCGCCGGTGCCGAAGTTCCAGGTCAGGAACGACGCGTTGTAGATGTGGAACGTGATCAGGTCACCGGCCGGCGGCTGCGCGGTCCCGAACAGAACGTACGGCGTGTTGAAATCGCTGAACGTCCACAAGAACAGCACCAGCACGAGTACCAGATTGACCGGCCGTAGCGAGGGCAGGGTGATGTTGCGCCATTGCCGGAGGTTGCCGGCGCCGTCGACCGACGCGGCCTCGTACAGATCGCGCGGAATGCTCTGCATACCGGCCATCAAGGTGAGGAACGCGAACGTCCACAGCTTCCAGCCGGCCACGGTGATCAGCGAGACCAGTGCATTGCCACCGATCAGCCAGAACGTCTTCCCGTCGCTCAAATGCAATTGGTCCAGTACGTGGTTCACGGCGCCGGTGTCGCGCTGGAGCATGAAGTTCCAGGTCAGGATTCCGGCGTACGCAGGCAGCGCGTACGGCACCAGGAACAGCGTCCGTACCAGACCGCGCCCGCGAAACTCGGGCTGCAGCGCGACCGCGGCCGCCATCCCGAGTACCCACGAGAACGCGACCGTGATCAGCGAGAACGCGATCGTGACGCCGAACGACTTCAGTAGGCCCTGCCCGACGGCGTTGTTGAAGTCGAGCGCGACCTTGTAGTTGCCGAGCCCGGCGCTGGGGGCGGACGACCAGTTCGCGATGAAGAACTTGGTCAGTTTGATGAAGCTCATCCAGATCCCGACCAGCATCGGGATGATGTGGATGAACAGCTCCAGCAGCACCGCCGGGGCCAGCAGCGCGTACGGCAGCCAGCGTTTCAGCCCGGGCCGCTGCTCGGGGCGGCCCCGGCGCCTGGTCGGCGCCGGAGCCGCGGTCTCGGTTGCGACGGCCATCGTCAGCTGCTCGCCGCCACCTGGTCTTCAGCGGTCTTGAGCGCCGCCTTCACGTCGTCCGCGCTGACCGTGCCGCCGGTCGCGATCTTGGCGAACATCGTGTTCATCGCCTTGCCGACGGTGCTTTCGAACTGGTCCTCGGCCGGCACCAGCGGCAGCGGCTTGGACTTGGTGTTGTAGATGTCCTGGAAGGTCGCGGCCTCGGTCGCGTCGGTGGTGAAGTTCGGCTTCGCGTCCTTCAGTACCGGCAGCGCGGAGAACGGCTTGTCCAGCGTGCTCTGCGTGGTCGCGTCCGTCATGTACTTGACGAACTTCAGCGCCGCATCCTTGTGCTTGGTGTTCTTGAACACCGACAGGTTGATCCCGGCGACGTGGCTGGCCACCTGCTCACCACCGGCCGGCGCCGGGAACGGGACCACCCCGTACTCGCCGGCTTTCATGCCGTTGGCAACGATCGAGGAGTCGGCGTTGTTCTGGTTGATCACCATCGCGACCTTCTTGGTGGCGAAGTCGTTCACCGACTTGGTGCCGTTGTCGTACTGCGCGTTCGACGGGTTCGCGACCTTGTCCTGCTGCATCAGGTCCAGGTACCGCAGTACGCCCTGCACGTTGCCGTCGGCGGTGAAGGCCGGTTTGCCGTCGGCGCTGAACCAGTCGGCCTTGTTCTGCGCGGCGTTGATGAAGGCGAAGTGCACGTTCTCGGTGTAGGAGCCGGCCGCGAGTGCCATCCCCCACTGCTTGCCCGGGATGGTCAGCTTCTTCGCGGCGGTGACCATTTCCTCCCAGGTCTTCGGCGGCTGCAGTCCGGCCGCGGCGAACATCGCCTTGTTGTAGTACAGGCCGTACGCCAGACCGTAGAGCGGGACCGAGGTCGGGTCGGTGCCTTCCTTGCCGCCGGTCGCCAGCGCGGTCGGTACGAACTTGTCCTTGCCGCCGATCGCGGTCATCGCGTCACCGTCGAACGGCAGGAACGCGTCGGTGGCCTGCAGCGAGGCGGCCCAGGTGTTGCCGATGTTCACCACGTCCGGTGCCTGGCCGGAGGTGATCGCGGTCTGGATGCGGGTCTGCAGGTCGTTCCAGCCGATCACCTCGAGGTTGACCTTGATCCCGGTCTCGTCGGTGAACTTCTTCAGTACCGGGGTCAGCACCTCCTTGTCGTTGTCCAGGCTGGTGCCCTGGTTGCTGGCCCAGTAGGTCAGCGTCTGATCACCGGAGCTGCCGCCGGAGGAGCCGTTCTTGTCGCCACCACCACAGGCGGCGAGGCTGATTCCGATGGCGGTCGCCGCAACCGCGGCAACAAGCGAACGCAGTCTCACGTCGGACTCCCTCGTCCCGTCGAGCCCCCACGGACCTGCGGGGGCGGATCGGGCCCATCCTGACCTAACCGGTTAAGTTTCGAAACCCTAACCGGTTCAGTAACCCCCCGTTCGTTACGACCTCGTGATCTGTAACCACCCCACCCGCGCCCACGCGCACCCACCCGCGCCCACGCCCCGTACACCCACCCGCGCCCACGCCCCGTACACCCACCCGCGCCCACGCCCCGTACACCCGCCCGCGCCCACGCCCCGTACACCCGCCCGCGCCCACGCCCCGTACACCCGCCCGCGCCCACGCCCCGTACACCCGCCCGCGCCCACGCCCCGTACACCCGCCCGCGCCCACGCCCCGTACACCCGCCCGCGCCCACGCCCCGTACACCCGCCCCGCCCGCGCCCACGCCCCGTACACCCGCCCGCGCCCACGCCCCGTACACCCGCCCGCGCCCACGCCCCGTACACCCGCCCGCGCCCACGCCCCGTACACCCGCCCGCGCCCACGCCCCGTACACCCGCCCGCGCCCACGCCCCGTACACCCGCCCGCGCCCACGCCCCGTACACCCGCCCGCGCCCACGCCCCGTACACCCGCCCGCGCCCACGCCCCGTACACCCGCCCGCGCCCACGCCCCGTACACCCGCCCGCGCCCACGCCCCGTACACCCGCCCGCGCCCACGCCCCGTACACCCGCCCGCGCCCACGCCCCGTACACCCACCCGCGCCCACGCCCCGTACACCCACCCGCGCCCACGCCCCGTACACCCGCCCGCGCACACCCGCCCTGCCCGCGCGCGCCTCCCACCCTCCGCCATTTGAGAGGTGAACCCCTGAAAGTGCCCGTTCACCTCCCGCGTACGTGGGGTGAAGGGGCAATTTGAGGGGTGAACCACTCAAATGTCAGCGGTGGGCGGGGCCGGAGGATTCGCGGCGGTGGAGTTCGCCGGCGGGGGCCTGTTGGTGCAGGGCGACCGAGCTGGTGGTGGTGCTGGCGGCGGCGGTGACCAGGCGGAGCAGGAGGTCGGCGGCGGCGCGGCCGCGTTCCATCGTCTTCTGGTCGACCGCGGTGATCCCGGGCCGGGCGAACTCGCACAGCGGCGAGTCGTCCCACGCGAGCACCGACACCTCGCCGGGTACCGCGGTGCCGAGCTCGGTCGCGACCCGGAGCGCGGCGACCGCCATCAGGTCGTTACCGAGCACGATCGCGGTCGGGGGATTCGCCCCGGTGAGCAACTGGCGGGTCAGCTCGGCGCCGTCGTCGTACCGGTAGCTGCCCTCGATGTGACGTACGGAGATGCCGCGCCGCGTGGCCCGGTCCCGGAGGATCTGCATCCGCAGCCGTTCGTGTACGAAAGTGAACGGACCGCTGATATGCGCGATGTTGGTGTGCCCGAGCTCGCCGAGGTGATCGAGCAGCAGCGTGACCGTCTCTTCCGGCGAGCTGATCAACCGCCCGACCGAGTCGTCCGGCGCGTTCGAGCTGACCACCACGCACGGCACGCCGAGTTCCTTCAGCAACGGGATTCGCGGGTCGTCGTCGAGCTCGTCGAACAGGATGAACCCGTCCACCCGGCCCTGCCGCGACCACCTTCGCAGTACGTCGAGATCCTCGCCGTGCTCGCCGGTGAGCCGGAGCAGCAGCGACGAATCGACCTCGTTCAGGTACTGCTCGATGCCGACCAGGGTGCGCATGTAGAACGCCTCGGTGGAGATCAGCGTGGGGTCGCGGGCGATCACGATCCCGATCGTCCGGGTCCGGCTGGCCGACAGCGCGACCGCGGCGGAGTTCGGGTGGAAGCCGAGTTCTTCGGCCAGGTCGAGCACCCGCTGCCGGGTTTCCTCGCTGACGCCGGCGCGGCCGTTCAGCGCGTACGAGACCGATGCCTTCGAGATCTCCAGCCGTCGGGCGAGATCGCTGATCGTGACCCGATGACCGCGGCGCGTACTGCCACCTGGGCCGTCGCCGGCCGTGTCACCGCCACCGTTCGTTCCGGATCCGCTCGTGGTCATCGTCTGGCTCCCCGCACAGACGGGAGATTAGCAGCGGCTCGCTGGGGGTAGCCCTGCCGGCAAGTTTTGGATAGCGTTTTCCCATGGCTTCGACGGAACCGTTGCGACTGGATTTCCTGCCCTGGGAGTACGCCCGGAACGCCTCGGACGCGGAGCGCGCGCGGCAGGCCGAACGGCAGGCGCGGCTCGGCGGATCGCTCGAACTCGCGGCCGACGCGTACGTCGCGGAGTCCGCCGCCGTGTACTGCGACGAGCTCCGGATGGGCGATCGTTCGTACATCGGCGCGCACGCGTACGTGACCGGGAAGATCGTGCTCGGACCGGATTCCACCATCAACCCGTTCTCGGTGGTTCGTGGTGCGGTGACGATCGGCGACGGGGTCCGGATCGGCGCGCACACGTCGCTGCTCGCGTTCAACCACGGCACCGCGCCGGGTCAGCCGATCTTCAAGCAGCCACACACCGCGCGTGGCATCACCATCGGCGACGACGTCTGGATCGGTTCGAACGTGACGATCCTGGACGGCGTCACGGTCGGTCCGCACACCATCATCGGCGCCGGCGCGATCGTCACCAAGGACATCCCGGCGAACTCGGTGGCGGCCGGCAACCCGGCCCGCATTCTCCGATCCCGGACAGGAGCCGCCATGACAGGTGATCTCGGTACCAGGCTGAAGGACTTCGCCGCGCGGGCGCGGGAGCAGGTCGACGACGTACTGGCGCGGTGCTGGGACGGTGAACGGTTCGTCGACCGGCCGGGTCCGGTACGCGAGCCGGCGATCCGCCCGTGGTGCGATGCCGTCGAAATCGCGGACCTGCTGGTACGGCGTACGCCATCTGGTCACTCCCGCGACGACCTGATCCGGCGGTTCCGCGCGCGCCAGGATTCGGTCAGCGGACTGGTATCGCCAGGGGACCTGTCCGACGACGGGATCGGCAAGCCGTCGGATGTCGAACTTGCTGTCCTTGAAGGGCCCGCGAGCTACCACGTGCTTTGTGTCGGGTACGCGCTGCAGGTCCTTGGTAGCGGGTTCGAGCACCCGATCACGACCGACTACACGCTCGACGATCTGGACAAGTTGCCCTGGGCAAGAGGGGCGTGGACGGCGGGCTCCGCGATCGACGCGCTCGGTACGGCGCTGGCCCGGAACCTCCATGATCACAAGCAATCCGGACCGCTTGAACCGTTGCTTGGCTGGTTGCTCACTCGCGCTGATCCGAAGACCGGAGCGTGGGGTGAACAGCATCCGGACGACGGTTGGTTGCAGGTCGTGAACGGCTTCTATCGGCTGACGCGTGGTACGTACGCGCAGTTCGGCCTGCCGTTGCCGTACCCGGAACAGGCCGTCGCGACGGTGCTTGCGCATAGCAACGATCGGCGGATGTTCAGCGGTGACAACTACAACGCCTGTAACGTACTCGACGTCATCCATCCGCTGTGGCTCGCCCGGAAGCAGACGTCGTACGGAGAGCAGGACGGGCGGCGGTGGGCGGAGCAGCAGCTGCGCGCGATCCTGCCCCGGTGGGTGGACGGTGCCGGTTTCGCGTTCGCGCCGGACGGCATCGACGACCGCGCGGTTCCGGGCCTGCAGGGTACGGAGATGTGGCTGGCGATCATCTGGCTGCTCTCCGACTACCTCGGCCGGTCCGACGACCTCGGCTACCGGCCACGCGGCGTGCATCGGCCCGAACCCCTGGTCAACTCGCGTTGACCAGGACCTTCCGCCTACCCTGACGGGGTGGACCCCCGCACGCGCCGACTGGTGACCTCGCTCGTACTGGCCGCCCTCGTCGCCATTGTGGTGGTCGCGGCGCTCGTCCGGTGACGCTAACGTCGGGCGCATGACTGCCACCTCCACCAGCCCGCGGTCGTCGTACCTGATGCGAGCGGGCCTGGTCCGCAACGTCCGGTCGGGGGAGCACCTGACCACCTTCGTGGTGTCCGGGGTGGCGACGGTACTGATCACCCGGCTGCTGCTCAGCCTGAGTGGGTACCCGCAGATCGGCGGCAAGGGCCTGCACATCGCCCACGTACTGCCGGGTGGTCTGCTGATGCTGATTTCGATCGCACTGCTGCTCGGGTACGTCGGACCGGTCGTCCGCCCGGCCGCCGCGACCGTCGGCGGCATCGGCTTCGGCCTGTTCATCGACGAGGTGGGGAAGTTCGTCACCTCGGACAACAACTACTTCTACAAGCCGACCGCCGCGATCGTGTACGTGGTGTTCGTACTGATCGTGCTCGGCTTCCGGTTCCTCACCACGCGGCGGCCGATCGACCAGCGGGAAGAGCTGGCGAACGTGATCGACCATGCGGTCGAGGGCGTAGCCGGTGGACTGTCCCGGCGCCGCCGTGCCGAGGCGGCAGAGCTCCTGGGCGTGGTGGATCGCGGTGTGCCGGGGCGGCGTGAGACAGAAGACCTGCTCGCGGTCTGTCCGCCGGATGAGGTGGAGCTGGCTGCTCCGGTCGATGCGGCTTGGCGGGCGTTGCAGCGCGGGTTCGAGCGGCTCGCGACGCACCCGAAGGCGCCGACGGTGGCGGTCGCCGTACTGGCCCTTCAAGTGGTCGGTGAGATGGTCATCGCGGCCGTGGTGGGGGAGGGGATCGACCATCTGCCTGTACTCGGCGTGACGGTCGGGAGTTTGCTGTCGGCGATGTTCACGGTGCGGGGCGCGCTGGCGCTTCGGAAGGGCAACCGGGCTCGTGCGGTCCGGCTGTTCGAGCTGGCGGTGCTGGTGTCGCTGCTGATGACGCAGGTGTTCCAGTTCGCCGCTACTCAGTTCGCGGCTGCCTTCGGGATGCTGCTGGACCTGGTGATGCTCGGCCTGCTGCGGGCCGAGCGCGACCGGATGCGGCGGGTACTGGGTGACGTTGGTGAGACGGCTGTTGGTACTGCTGTCGGTAGTGCCAGGGTCAGGACGCGCCCACTGCCACCTGATCCGGATCAGCCGCCGTTCCCGGAGGACCCGTCGGACCCGGTGTAGCTTTCCAGTTCTCGTGCCGGCCGATCAGTACGGGTGACATGGTGGCGATCAGGTAGATCGCACCACCAGCTAGTAGCGCGGGTGCCATGCCGACACCTGCGATGGCGACGCCGGCGATCACGCCGCCCAGTGGTACGCCGGTCCAGCAAACCGCGTCGGCCAGTGAGTTGACCCGGCCGAGGAGGTGGCGGGGGATGCGCTCGATGAACAGGGCACCGAGCACCGGGTTGATGAAGCCGGCGCCGACGCCGCCCAGGGCGTACACGGCCATCAGCGTCCAGACCGGCGCATCGGTGGCCATCGCGACGAACCGTGGTGCACCGGCTATCAGGAACGCGATCGTGAAGACCAGCTTGCGGGGTATCCGCTCGCCGATAGCCGCTGCCAGCAAGGCGAACGCGGTGGCGGTCGCTCCGAAGCAGGTGAGGATCAGACTGGTGTGGCCGGGGCCGTAGCCGTGGTCCTTGATCCAGACCGGCAGTAGTACAGCTCCGACCGCGGCGTCGAGCAAGTTGGTGACCGCGATCATCACCACCAGCGGCAGCATCAGCTTGTCGGTCCTGAGGAAACGCCATCCCTCCAGCAGACGACGCCCGTACCCCTGCTCCTCCTGCTGCTCCGGTATTTCGACCCGCTCCTGCTTGGGCAGCCAGCGGGCGATCAGTACGGCGCAGATGCCGAATGACGCGGCGTCGATCCACAGTGCGTTGACCGAGCCGACCAAGGCGATGAGTCCGCCGGCCAGTGCGTACGCGAAGAAGCCGGCCAGGCGCTCGGTCGTACTCTCCAGGCCGGTGACGCGCTCCAGCGGGACCTTGGCGGCGCGGGCGATGTCCGGGATCAGCGTGCCCTTGGCGGCATCACCTGGTCCGCGGAGCGCGCCGGCGACCGCGACGAGTGCGATCAGCGTGGGAAAGTGCAGTAGGCCGAGCGTATGTAGAAGAGGGATGAGTCCTACTACTGCCGTACTGGCCGTGTCTGCCACGATGCTGACGCGGCGGGCTCCGACCC
The genomic region above belongs to Kribbella solani and contains:
- the efeU gene encoding iron uptake transporter permease EfeU: MLANYLIGLREGLEASLVVSILATFLVKSGHRDRLKLVWIGVASALAVAAAAWGLLQFVTALTARSFTTQETVGGVMSILAVGFVTWMIFWMRKASRGIAKELRERMGQALEVGSRAVVILAFLAVFRESIETAFIVYASAATATTAVPFIGVLLGLATSVLLGVAIYKGAVKINLAVFFKWTGAVLILVAAGIFAYGFHDLQEAGILPGLHNLAFDISHVVPPDSWYGVLLKGIFNFNPAPSVLEATAWAVYLVPVLVLYFRPVKSSTPPAVPVVKTAGEAV
- a CDS encoding MaoC family dehydratase, whose protein sequence is MYFEDYVPGVRTHHPRTVTIDQAALIEFAEQFDPQYIHIDPAAAADGPFKGLIASGWHTAGLMMRLYADQYLRKVGSLGGPGIDKLRWLAPVRPGDELRLRTEVMEARLSRSKPDRGLVRTRAELFNQDDVRVFSCEVLTFVGVRPS
- a CDS encoding carbohydrate ABC transporter permease gives rise to the protein MRETRGFKIYRGVVLTVLGLFVLVPLYVMVTSSLKPLKDVQGAFTWWPSNLTLAPFVDMWKTVPLARYFVNSTIVSVAATVFSVAIAILAAFAVSRFRFRGRTVFTTTVLSTQMFPGVLFLLPLFLIFVNLNNSLGLQLVGTRLGLIITYLTFSLPFSIWMLAGYFDSIPRELDEAALVDGCGPMGALWRVVLPAARPGVIAVAIYSFMTAWGEVLFASVMTTEANRTLSVGLRQYSTQTNIYWNQIMAAALIVSIPVVIGFLLAQRHFVAGVTAGAVK
- a CDS encoding carbohydrate ABC transporter permease, producing the protein MAVATETAAPAPTRRRGRPEQRPGLKRWLPYALLAPAVLLELFIHIIPMLVGIWMSFIKLTKFFIANWSSAPSAGLGNYKVALDFNNAVGQGLLKSFGVTIAFSLITVAFSWVLGMAAAVALQPEFRGRGLVRTLFLVPYALPAYAGILTWNFMLQRDTGAVNHVLDQLHLSDGKTFWLIGGNALVSLITVAGWKLWTFAFLTLMAGMQSIPRDLYEAASVDGAGNLRQWRNITLPSLRPVNLVLVLVLFLWTFSDFNTPYVLFGTAQPPAGDLITFHIYNASFLTWNFGTGAAMSVLLLIFLMIVTGIYLLGTGRRSRRA
- the efeB gene encoding iron uptake transporter deferrochelatase/peroxidase subunit, which codes for MTDEKPTPGNRTPATTDRSSGGQASDANTVSGVGSAPSSAVAPAQPGRRRGFSRRGLFGAAGAAVVTGVAGYAAHSALDTQPTQAADNNGPVDFHGVHQAGIVTPVQDRLHFAAFDVTTTSRDDLISLLKEWTAAAALLTAGKDIGQYGAVNGPDEAPPKDTGEAVGLPPARLTLTIGFGPGLFDKRFGLAAKRPKALVDLPHFIADNLDPQRSGGDLAVQACSDDPQVAVHAIRNLARIGFGRVAVRYSQLGFGRTSSTSRAQSTPRNLFGFKDGTNNLKLEEADKLEQQLWVQSEDGPDWMVGGSYLVSRRIRMHIETWDRTSLGEQEAVIGRGKGTGAPLGKADEFDAIDFAAKNADGEPKVPTDSHVRLAHPQFNNGAELLRRGYNFVDGSDGLGRLDAGLFFLAYQRDPRKQFIPIQKQLSRDDKMNEYIEHVGSAVFACPPGVTPGSYWGEKLFS
- a CDS encoding extracellular solute-binding protein; this encodes MRLRSLVAAVAATAIGISLAACGGGDKNGSSGGSSGDQTLTYWASNQGTSLDNDKEVLTPVLKKFTDETGIKVNLEVIGWNDLQTRIQTAITSGQAPDVVNIGNTWAASLQATDAFLPFDGDAMTAIGGKDKFVPTALATGGKEGTDPTSVPLYGLAYGLYYNKAMFAAAGLQPPKTWEEMVTAAKKLTIPGKQWGMALAAGSYTENVHFAFINAAQNKADWFSADGKPAFTADGNVQGVLRYLDLMQQDKVANPSNAQYDNGTKSVNDFATKKVAMVINQNNADSSIVANGMKAGEYGVVPFPAPAGGEQVASHVAGINLSVFKNTKHKDAALKFVKYMTDATTQSTLDKPFSALPVLKDAKPNFTTDATEAATFQDIYNTKSKPLPLVPAEDQFESTVGKAMNTMFAKIATGGTVSADDVKAALKTAEDQVAASS
- the efeO gene encoding iron uptake system protein EfeO, with product MSASRAGKATLAGVVLGLAALTACAKAEPAGKDDGTGPVSVKASDSGCDLSRRDVKAGTSTFSVSNGGSKVTEFYVYADGDRVMGEVENIGPGLKRDLIVELPTGKYQAVCKPGMVGDGIRGDLTVTGDAAPQTSEDALLKQATEGYQRYVNSQAIALEQKTTEFVTAVKAGDVAKAKALYPVSRTYWERIEPVAESFGNLDPKIDARVNDVEPGTEWTGYHRIEQALWVSNSTKGMAKYADQLLVDVKTVVAKAKVVKVTPLQMANGAKELLDEVATGKVTGEEDRYSHTDLWDFEANVEGSQAAVQALRPALQQRDPALVKQLDTNFKTVFAALDKYRDGDGFKPYTATEPEKKTLGAVVDGLAEPVSRVAATIAKK